One window of Phalacrocorax carbo chromosome 1, bPhaCar2.1, whole genome shotgun sequence genomic DNA carries:
- the LOC135315455 gene encoding trypsin I-P1-like has translation MKYILFVTFVGVAVAFPINADDDDDKIVGGYTCAANSVPYQVSLNSGYHFCGGSLINSQWVLSAAHCYKSRIQVQLGKQNLALTESTQQLINSAKVIRHSGYSSATLDNDIMLIKLAEPAQLNRAVQTIPLPTSCVATGTTCLISGWGNTLSNDNPYPDNLQCLKAPVLSSSKCTKAYPGKITKNMICVGFMEGGKDSCQGDSGGPVVCNGQLQGIVSWGIGCAQKGYPGVYTKVCNYVSWIKATMSAN, from the exons ATGAAATACATACTATTTGTCACATTTGTTGGTGTGGCTG TTGCCTTCCCCATCAATgctgatgatgatgatgacaagATCGTGGGAGGCTACACCTGTGCGGCGAACTCTGTCCCCTATCAGGTGTCCCTGAATTCTGGGTATCACTTCTGTGGAGGTTCCCTCATCAACAGCCAGTGGGTCCTGTCAGCTGCTCACTGCTACAAGTC tcGCATCCAAGTGCAGCTTGGGAAACAAAACCTGGCACTCACAGAGTCGACACAGCAGCTGATTAATTCAGCTAAAGTCATCCGCCACTCTGGCTACAGCTCCGCAACACTGGACAATGACATTATGCTCATCAAGCTTGCTGAACCAGCCCAGCTCAACAGAGCTGTCCAAACAATTCCTCTGCCTACCAGCTGTGTGGCCACAGGCACCACATGCCTAATCTCTGGCTGGGGCAACACACTCAGCAATGACA ATCCGTACCCGGATAACTTGCAGTGCCTGAAGGCACCTGTACTCTCCTCAAGCAAGTGCACCAAAGCCTACCCTGGGAAAATTACCAAGAACATGATATGTGTAGGATTcatggagggagggaaagacTCCTGCCAG GGGGATTCCGGTGGTCCAGTGGTCTGCAACGGGCAGCTCCAGGGCATCGTTTCCTGGGGTATTGGATGTGCGCAGAAAGGCTACCCTGGGGTTTACACTAAGGTTTGCAACTACGTCTCCTGGATCAAAGCAACTATGTCTGCCAACTGA